A stretch of Myxococcus hansupus DNA encodes these proteins:
- the cheB gene encoding chemotaxis-specific protein-glutamate methyltransferase CheB has translation MTAESPIRVLVVDDSAFARKVLRQVLSNAEGVEVVGVARDGLDALEKVAELSPDVLTLDLVMPGLDGLGVLRALTPGASSPRVVVVSSAGEESELAVAALQAGAVELVHKPTALATERLYELGSELVAKVRTAARAVARAAPEPLPAASSPASPVARPAAKRLVVVGTSTGGPQALTRLLSELPVDFPSPMALALHIPTGYTEAVAKRLDAHCALEVLEAVDGLELRPGRVVLARSGQHLKLERHGTLTLARLDRQPLRTAHHPSVDVLFESAAQSWGADVVGLVLTGMGDDGVVGARAIRDAGGTVLTESEASCVVYGMPRAVNEAGLATASAPLEGMLALMQKHVR, from the coding sequence ATGACTGCGGAGTCTCCCATTCGCGTGCTGGTGGTGGATGACTCCGCCTTCGCCCGCAAGGTGCTGCGTCAGGTGCTCTCCAACGCGGAGGGCGTGGAGGTGGTGGGCGTCGCGCGCGACGGCCTGGACGCGCTGGAGAAGGTGGCCGAGCTGTCGCCGGACGTCCTCACGCTGGACCTGGTGATGCCGGGCCTGGACGGGCTGGGCGTGCTGCGCGCGCTCACGCCCGGCGCGTCCTCGCCCCGCGTGGTGGTGGTGAGCAGCGCGGGGGAGGAGAGTGAGCTGGCGGTGGCCGCGCTCCAGGCGGGGGCTGTCGAACTGGTGCACAAGCCCACGGCGCTGGCCACGGAGCGGCTCTACGAACTGGGAAGCGAGCTGGTGGCGAAGGTCCGCACGGCCGCGCGCGCCGTGGCCCGCGCGGCGCCGGAGCCGCTCCCTGCCGCCTCCTCGCCGGCGTCTCCCGTGGCGCGTCCGGCGGCGAAGCGGCTGGTGGTGGTGGGCACGTCCACCGGAGGGCCGCAGGCACTCACGCGGCTGTTGTCGGAGCTGCCCGTGGATTTCCCCTCACCCATGGCGCTCGCGCTGCACATCCCCACGGGCTACACGGAGGCGGTGGCGAAGCGCCTGGACGCGCACTGCGCGCTGGAGGTGCTGGAGGCGGTGGATGGGCTGGAGCTGCGGCCCGGCCGCGTGGTGCTGGCGCGCTCCGGGCAGCACCTCAAGCTGGAACGTCACGGGACGTTGACGCTCGCGCGCTTGGACCGGCAGCCCCTGCGCACGGCGCACCACCCCAGCGTGGACGTCCTCTTCGAGAGCGCCGCGCAGAGTTGGGGCGCGGACGTCGTGGGCCTGGTGCTCACCGGTATGGGAGATGACGGCGTCGTGGGCGCGCGGGCCATCCGGGACGCAGGAGGCACCGTGCTCACGGAGAGCGAAGCCTCCTGCGTGGTGTACGGCATGCCTCGCGCCGTGAATGAGGCGGGGCTCGCCACCGCCAGCGCGCCGCTGGAGGGCATGCTGGCGCTGATGCAAAAGCATGTCCGCTGA
- a CDS encoding fatty acid desaturase: MTAMLRYAADRRTMVWCLAMPVVALSMYVVPAWIPVLCPVACYLALSAGVIAHNHNHCPTFRSRKLNEAMGMWLSLFYGYPTFVWIPTHNLNHHKFVNKAGDATITWRYSRKHNFLVAFLFPFVSTYWQQEPTKAFIDKARERNRALYRQILTQYAVWGGTHAALLGLAMVLHGVGGGARIWAFAFLVPALFSLWTIMFFNYIQHVHTDPWSEHDHSRSFTGRLINFFLFNNGLHAVHHETPGLHWSLLPAAHAKIEATIDPALKPVSFFGWCFRSYVVAPFLPRFGTAQVGRAPYEPPAGVELDVRFGDDLQAVDSGVNVARV; encoded by the coding sequence ATGACCGCCATGCTCCGATACGCCGCTGACCGCCGGACGATGGTGTGGTGTCTGGCCATGCCCGTGGTGGCCTTGTCGATGTACGTGGTCCCCGCGTGGATTCCCGTCCTCTGTCCCGTGGCGTGCTACCTGGCGCTGTCGGCGGGCGTCATCGCGCACAACCACAACCACTGCCCCACCTTTCGGAGTCGGAAGCTGAACGAGGCGATGGGCATGTGGCTGTCGCTCTTCTACGGATACCCGACCTTCGTCTGGATTCCGACGCACAACCTCAACCATCACAAGTTCGTGAACAAGGCGGGCGACGCCACCATCACCTGGCGCTACTCGAGGAAGCACAACTTCCTGGTGGCCTTCCTCTTCCCCTTCGTCTCCACGTACTGGCAGCAGGAGCCGACGAAGGCGTTCATCGACAAGGCGCGTGAGCGCAACCGCGCGCTGTACCGCCAGATTCTCACCCAGTACGCCGTCTGGGGCGGCACGCACGCGGCGCTGCTGGGCCTGGCCATGGTGCTGCACGGCGTGGGCGGCGGCGCGCGCATCTGGGCGTTCGCCTTCCTGGTCCCCGCGCTCTTCTCGCTGTGGACCATCATGTTCTTCAACTACATCCAGCACGTCCACACGGACCCCTGGAGCGAGCACGACCACAGCCGCAGCTTCACCGGGCGCCTCATCAACTTCTTCCTCTTCAACAATGGCCTCCACGCCGTGCACCACGAGACGCCCGGCCTGCACTGGAGCCTGCTGCCCGCCGCCCACGCCAAAATCGAGGCCACCATCGACCCGGCCCTCAAGCCGGTGAGCTTCTTCGGCTGGTGCTTCCGCTCGTACGTGGTGGCGCCCTTCCTGCCCCGCTTCGGCACGGCGCAGGTGGGCCGCGCGCCCTACGAGCCGCCCGCGGGCGTGGAGCTGGACGTGCGCTTCGGGGACGACCTGCAAGCCGTTGACTCGGGCGTCAACGTCGCCCGCGTCTGA